One Lacunisphaera limnophila DNA window includes the following coding sequences:
- a CDS encoding TonB-dependent receptor plug domain-containing protein yields the protein MQTSLPASLRRLSFLAFAALATGRLAAQESTVVLPDYVTTATRTPAALTTLGTAVESISAAELARMQVLGLNYALAGIPGAPSAASGAPGGVTSLFLRGSNSNQTLFLVDGIRANDPNTDYQATLGGLCLGACDNLEVSHGPQSTLYGGEAVGGVIAIRGQRGRGARRGSVALEAGSFGTIQGAASVQAGDEQGGYTFSLSGGHTDNERANNAFDSASYALRVDRRVSAKVAVGATWRGFIGAYGSPGPAIGWGANDPDNEERESNQLATVFAEFTPAPGFSSKAVLGGQDRRYESFNGTSTTLVKNRRAVLDWQATWTANEAHRVTGGVTAEANHTRNTGFGDINRRQKLLALFVQDEWSPLTNVFLTAGLRSDDHDSFGRATTGKATAAWLSPGSRWKVRASYGTAFRSPSFLDLYGQSSYYVGNPDLEPEKAKGWDAGVDYFFADKQGMLSLTWFDTRISNLVTFDFAAFPSTVQNVGRARTRGLELSGKFTLPGAVEVRVAGAHLDADDVTNGTRLLRRPRLSGSLDVWKRFGAFSAGTGLVVVSDRMDVDAVTFATIAGEDYTVMRVYGAWQASERVTLKARVENLLDEKYDQVHGYPQPGLGAYAGVEWKF from the coding sequence ATGCAAACCTCCCTCCCGGCGTCCTTGCGACGCCTTTCGTTCCTCGCCTTCGCGGCGCTGGCCACCGGCCGGCTGGCCGCGCAGGAATCCACCGTAGTCCTGCCGGACTACGTGACCACCGCCACGCGCACGCCCGCCGCACTGACCACCCTCGGCACGGCCGTGGAGTCGATCAGTGCCGCCGAGCTGGCACGCATGCAGGTGCTCGGGCTGAATTATGCGCTCGCCGGCATTCCCGGCGCGCCGTCCGCCGCCTCGGGCGCGCCAGGCGGTGTGACCTCGCTCTTTTTGCGCGGGTCGAATTCCAACCAGACGCTGTTTCTCGTGGACGGCATCCGGGCCAATGATCCCAACACCGATTATCAGGCCACGCTCGGCGGCCTGTGTCTCGGGGCCTGTGACAACCTCGAGGTCTCGCACGGCCCGCAAAGCACGCTGTACGGCGGCGAGGCGGTCGGCGGCGTGATCGCCATCCGCGGCCAGCGCGGCCGGGGCGCGCGGCGCGGCAGTGTCGCGCTCGAGGCCGGTTCCTTCGGCACCATCCAGGGTGCGGCCAGCGTGCAGGCGGGGGACGAGCAGGGCGGCTACACGTTCTCGCTCAGTGGCGGGCACACCGACAACGAACGCGCGAACAACGCCTTTGACAGTGCGAGCTACGCGCTGCGCGTGGACCGCCGGGTCTCGGCCAAGGTGGCGGTCGGCGCCACCTGGCGCGGTTTCATCGGCGCCTATGGCTCGCCCGGGCCGGCGATCGGCTGGGGCGCCAACGATCCCGACAACGAGGAGCGCGAGAGCAACCAGCTCGCGACGGTGTTTGCGGAGTTCACGCCGGCGCCCGGGTTCAGCAGCAAGGCCGTGCTCGGCGGCCAGGACCGGCGCTACGAATCGTTCAACGGCACGTCGACCACGCTGGTGAAGAACCGCCGCGCCGTGCTCGACTGGCAGGCGACATGGACGGCCAACGAGGCGCACCGGGTGACCGGCGGCGTCACGGCGGAGGCGAACCACACGCGCAACACCGGCTTCGGCGACATCAACCGGCGGCAGAAGCTGCTGGCCCTGTTCGTGCAGGACGAGTGGAGCCCGCTGACGAATGTCTTCCTCACCGCCGGCCTGCGCAGTGATGACCATGATAGTTTCGGCCGGGCGACGACCGGCAAGGCCACGGCGGCGTGGCTGTCGCCAGGATCCCGCTGGAAAGTGCGCGCGAGCTACGGCACGGCATTCCGTTCGCCCAGCTTCCTCGATCTCTATGGCCAGAGCTCGTACTACGTGGGCAACCCCGACCTCGAGCCCGAGAAGGCGAAGGGGTGGGATGCGGGCGTGGACTACTTCTTCGCCGACAAGCAAGGGATGCTCAGCCTGACCTGGTTCGACACCCGGATCAGCAACCTTGTCACGTTTGATTTCGCGGCCTTCCCGAGCACGGTGCAGAACGTGGGCCGGGCCCGCACGCGGGGGCTCGAGTTGTCGGGCAAGTTCACACTGCCGGGCGCCGTGGAGGTGCGGGTGGCCGGCGCGCATCTCGACGCCGACGATGTCACGAACGGTACGCGGCTGTTGCGCCGGCCGCGGCTGAGTGGGTCGCTGGACGTGTGGAAGCGTTTCGGCGCGTTCAGCGCCGGGACCGGGCTGGTGGTCGTGAGCGACAGGATGGATGTGGATGCCGTGACCTTTGCGACGATCGCCGGCGAGGATTACACGGTCATGCGCGTTTACGGCGCGTGGCAGGCCAGCGAGCGCGTGACGCTCAAGGCCCGCGTGGAGAACCTGCTCGATGAGAAATACGACCAGGTGCACGGCTACCCGCAGCCCGGCCTCGGGGCGTATGCGGGGGTTGAGTGGAAGTTCTGA
- the metH gene encoding methionine synthase yields the protein MPDRPHLPTSAEAALRQTLSERIAVIDGAMGTTIRTYNLTEQDVRGERFKDAPKDLKNNGDIYSLTRPTEIGDIHRRFLEAGADIIETNTFSATSIGQSEFFIEDPREKGGRKDPAFYASVLENKFLQELAHDINFQSARQCREWADRIANATGRRRYVAGAIGPLTVSLSNSPDADDAGFRVVTFDQVKADYRRQIRSLIAGGSDLLLVETIFDSLNAKAALVALGEIFAEDKIHLPVMISAAVGRGGETMISAQTVGAFWNAVRHIKPFSVGLNCSIGPDLMRPFLEELSGKADTFTSCYPNAGLPNPLTPTGFDLLPADMGRFMGEFTQAGLANIVGGCCGNTPEHIAAIAEAVAPKPARKVTIIRPDLPSPAPSLSNLKSEISNFPLPLQLSGSLPFTQQIGAFLMIGERTNVAGSPKFAKLIKAGNYEEAVSVARQQVDNGANVIDICMDDGLIDGVAAMTRFLQLIGSEPEIAKVPFMVDSSKWEVIEAGLKCLQGKGIVNSISLKEGEAKFLEQARTILRYGAAVVVMAFDENGQAATLAEKIRICTRAYRLLVDVAGFPPEDIIFDPNILTVGTGIDEHANYAVDFIEATRWIKQNLPHAKVSGGVSNISFAFRGNNVVREAMHAAFLYHAIKAGMDMGIVNPSMLEVYEEVDKELLALVEDVLLNRRPDATERLVEHGEKLKAGGGVKDQKTDIAVLEAWRQGTIEERLSHALVKGIDAWIDQDTEEARLKYGKPLLIIEGPLMDGMRVVGDLFGAGKMFLPQVVKSARVMKKAVAYLQPFMEAEKAALIASGGTARAQGKIVMATVKGDVHDIGKNIVGVVLACNNYEVFDLGVMVSCEKILAAAKEKGADIIGLSGLITPSLDEMVHNAKEMQRLGLKLPLLIGGATTSAAHTAVKIAPHYDEPVVHVLDASRVIGVVSQLLSPENKPTFVADTKAKQEQSRIAFADRKGARKLLSLAEARNRGQKFDWSTIDIPQPEFTGTRVFSTAVDAGIKKGSDSDLRPSSFLPLTLSEIASYIDWSPFFSTWELHGRFPDILKDPVVGEEATKLYAEAQAMLKRIIDEKRYTAKAVIGFWPANSVGDSVEIYDPSGIENLDALSLSKGVRPKPLKTFHFLRQQLEKPADQNNHCLADFIAPKDSGRLDYLGGFAVTAGHGVEEFAAEFRAQTDDFNAILAQALGDRLAEALAELMHKKAREYSGYGKTENLEMKDIIREKYRGIRPAPGYPACPDHTEKRTLFDILSAESTTGINLTESFAMHPASSVSGLYFNHPDSKYFAVGKLAKDQLEDYTLRKDQWMEVSERWLAPYLDYDPAP from the coding sequence ATGCCTGACCGCCCCCACCTCCCGACTTCCGCTGAAGCTGCTCTCCGCCAGACGCTTAGCGAACGCATTGCCGTCATCGACGGCGCCATGGGCACCACCATCCGCACCTACAACCTGACGGAGCAGGATGTCCGCGGCGAGCGCTTCAAGGATGCGCCCAAGGATCTCAAGAACAACGGCGACATCTACTCCCTCACCCGCCCGACCGAGATCGGCGACATCCACCGCCGCTTCCTCGAGGCGGGCGCGGACATCATCGAGACGAACACCTTCTCCGCCACCAGCATCGGCCAGAGCGAGTTCTTCATTGAGGACCCGCGCGAGAAGGGCGGCCGCAAGGACCCGGCGTTCTACGCCTCCGTCCTCGAGAACAAGTTCCTCCAGGAACTCGCCCACGACATCAATTTCCAGTCCGCCCGCCAATGCCGCGAGTGGGCCGACCGCATCGCCAACGCCACCGGCCGCCGCCGCTACGTCGCCGGCGCCATCGGGCCGCTCACCGTCTCCCTCTCCAACTCCCCCGACGCTGACGACGCCGGCTTCCGCGTCGTCACCTTCGACCAGGTCAAGGCCGACTACCGCCGCCAGATCCGCTCCCTCATCGCCGGTGGTTCCGACCTCCTCCTCGTCGAGACGATCTTCGACTCCCTCAACGCCAAGGCCGCCCTCGTCGCCCTCGGCGAGATCTTCGCCGAGGACAAAATCCATCTCCCCGTCATGATCTCCGCCGCCGTCGGCCGCGGCGGCGAGACGATGATCTCGGCGCAGACCGTCGGCGCCTTTTGGAACGCCGTCCGCCACATCAAGCCGTTCTCCGTCGGCCTCAACTGCTCGATCGGCCCCGACCTCATGCGCCCGTTCCTCGAGGAACTCAGCGGCAAGGCCGACACCTTCACCTCCTGCTACCCCAACGCCGGCCTGCCCAATCCGCTCACGCCAACGGGCTTCGACCTCCTCCCCGCCGACATGGGCCGCTTCATGGGCGAGTTCACCCAAGCCGGCCTCGCCAACATCGTCGGCGGCTGCTGCGGCAACACCCCCGAGCACATCGCCGCCATCGCCGAGGCCGTGGCCCCCAAGCCCGCGCGCAAAGTGACGATCATCCGCCCGGATCTGCCGTCGCCCGCTCCGTCCCTCTCAAATCTCAAATCTGAGATTTCAAATTTCCCGCTACCCCTCCAACTCTCCGGCTCCCTCCCCTTCACCCAGCAAATCGGGGCCTTCCTGATGATCGGCGAGCGAACGAACGTCGCCGGCTCCCCCAAGTTCGCCAAGCTCATCAAGGCCGGCAACTACGAGGAGGCCGTCTCCGTCGCCCGCCAGCAGGTCGACAACGGCGCCAACGTCATCGACATCTGCATGGACGACGGCCTCATCGACGGCGTCGCGGCCATGACCCGCTTCCTGCAGCTCATCGGCTCCGAACCCGAGATCGCCAAGGTCCCCTTCATGGTCGACTCCTCCAAGTGGGAGGTCATCGAGGCCGGCCTGAAATGCCTTCAGGGCAAGGGCATCGTCAATTCCATCTCCCTCAAGGAGGGCGAGGCCAAGTTCCTCGAGCAGGCCCGCACCATCCTCCGCTACGGCGCCGCCGTCGTCGTCATGGCCTTCGACGAGAACGGCCAGGCCGCCACCCTCGCCGAGAAGATCCGCATCTGCACGCGCGCCTACCGCCTCCTCGTCGACGTCGCCGGCTTCCCGCCCGAGGACATCATCTTCGACCCCAACATCCTCACCGTCGGCACCGGCATCGACGAGCACGCCAACTACGCCGTCGATTTCATCGAGGCCACGCGCTGGATCAAACAGAACCTCCCCCACGCCAAGGTCAGCGGCGGCGTCTCCAACATCTCCTTCGCCTTCCGCGGCAACAACGTCGTCCGCGAGGCCATGCACGCCGCCTTCCTCTACCACGCCATCAAGGCCGGGATGGACATGGGCATCGTCAACCCGTCGATGCTCGAGGTCTACGAGGAGGTGGACAAGGAACTACTCGCGCTCGTCGAGGACGTCCTGCTCAATCGTCGGCCCGACGCGACCGAACGCCTCGTCGAGCACGGCGAGAAGCTCAAGGCCGGCGGTGGCGTCAAGGATCAGAAGACCGACATCGCCGTGCTAGAGGCCTGGCGCCAGGGCACCATCGAGGAACGCCTCTCCCACGCCCTCGTCAAAGGCATCGACGCCTGGATTGACCAGGACACCGAGGAAGCCCGCCTCAAATACGGCAAGCCCCTCCTCATCATCGAGGGCCCGCTCATGGACGGCATGCGCGTCGTCGGCGACCTCTTCGGCGCGGGCAAGATGTTCCTCCCGCAGGTCGTGAAGTCCGCCCGCGTGATGAAGAAGGCCGTCGCCTACCTCCAGCCCTTCATGGAGGCCGAGAAGGCCGCGCTCATCGCCTCCGGCGGCACCGCCCGCGCCCAGGGCAAGATCGTCATGGCCACCGTCAAGGGCGACGTCCACGACATCGGCAAGAACATCGTCGGCGTCGTCCTCGCCTGTAACAACTACGAGGTCTTCGACCTCGGCGTGATGGTGTCCTGCGAGAAGATCCTCGCCGCCGCCAAGGAGAAGGGCGCCGACATCATCGGGCTCTCCGGCCTCATCACGCCCTCGCTCGACGAGATGGTCCACAACGCCAAGGAAATGCAGCGCCTCGGCCTGAAGCTCCCCCTGCTCATCGGCGGCGCCACGACCTCCGCCGCCCACACCGCGGTCAAGATTGCACCGCATTACGACGAACCCGTCGTCCACGTCCTCGATGCCTCCCGCGTCATCGGCGTCGTCTCCCAACTCCTCAGCCCCGAGAACAAGCCCACCTTCGTCGCCGACACCAAGGCCAAGCAGGAACAATCCCGCATCGCCTTCGCCGACCGCAAAGGCGCGAGAAAACTCCTTTCCCTCGCGGAAGCGCGGAACCGCGGACAGAAATTCGACTGGTCCACGATCGATATCCCGCAGCCGGAATTTACTGGCACCCGCGTGTTCAGCACGGCGGTGGACGCCGGAATAAAGAAGGGTTCGGACTCCGACCTTCGTCCTTCTTCCTTCTTACCTCTTACTTTGTCCGAGATCGCCTCCTACATCGACTGGTCCCCCTTCTTCAGCACGTGGGAACTCCACGGCCGCTTCCCCGACATCCTCAAGGACCCCGTCGTCGGCGAGGAAGCCACCAAGCTCTATGCCGAGGCGCAGGCCATGCTAAAGCGCATCATCGACGAGAAACGCTACACCGCCAAAGCCGTCATCGGCTTCTGGCCGGCCAACAGCGTCGGCGACAGCGTCGAGATTTATGATCCCTCCGGGATCGAAAATCTCGACGCCCTGAGCCTGTCGAAGGGGGTCCGCCCGAAGCCGCTCAAGACCTTCCACTTCCTCCGCCAGCAGCTCGAAAAGCCCGCCGACCAGAACAACCACTGCCTCGCCGACTTCATCGCGCCGAAAGACAGCGGCCGCCTCGACTACCTCGGCGGCTTCGCGGTCACGGCCGGCCACGGCGTGGAGGAGTTCGCCGCCGAGTTCCGCGCCCAGACCGACGACTTCAACGCCATCCTCGCCCAGGCCCTCGGTGACCGCCTCGCCGAGGCCCTCGCCGAGCTGATGCACAAGAAGGCCCGCGAGTACTCCGGCTACGGCAAGACCGAGAACCTGGAGATGAAGGACATCATCCGCGAAAAATACCGCGGCATCCGCCCTGCCCCGGGTTACCCCGCCTGCCCCGATCACACCGAAAAACGGACTCTTTTCGATATTCTCAGCGCTGAATCGACCACGGGAATCAACCTCACCGAGTCCTTCGCCATGCATCCGGCCAGCTCGGTCTCGGGTCTGTATTTCAATCATCCGGATTCCAAGTACTTCGCGGTCGGAAAACTGGCCAAGGACCAGCTTGAAGATTACACGCTGCGTAAAGACCAGTGGATGGAGGTTTCTGAACGCTGGCTGGCTCCCTACCTCGATTACGATCCGGCCCCGTAA
- a CDS encoding PEP-CTERM sorting domain-containing protein — protein MRPNLYLTASFLLLGFSTATAQLYVPVGVNTGVTAHFAFTLDTVSNQLQLQIDNRYAGSGGAGGTITSFGFNAPNALLASTSLISQNWNLLTPGRIEPSDWTLSIPYALNAGGNNFGQDAGLISGPNANGGSPQRGIRFGEVATFVFQFDDFATVTGFLGDDGVTARWQSITVTGGSDQNFSLASTSDEGFGSVALTPVPEPSTYGLAGAGVLLLGIAIRRRLGRPGKQSVVSA, from the coding sequence ATGCGACCCAACCTGTACCTCACTGCCTCATTCCTGTTGCTCGGATTTTCCACCGCCACCGCCCAGTTGTATGTACCCGTTGGGGTGAATACGGGGGTCACGGCTCATTTTGCCTTCACCCTCGATACCGTCTCCAACCAGCTCCAGCTGCAGATTGACAACCGTTATGCCGGATCCGGCGGAGCGGGCGGCACGATCACGTCGTTTGGCTTCAATGCGCCCAATGCCCTGCTCGCTTCGACCAGCCTCATCAGCCAGAATTGGAATTTGCTGACCCCCGGCCGCATTGAGCCGAGCGATTGGACGCTGTCGATCCCCTATGCCCTGAATGCCGGGGGCAACAACTTCGGTCAGGACGCGGGCCTGATCAGCGGCCCCAACGCCAACGGTGGCAGTCCGCAACGAGGCATTCGATTCGGCGAAGTCGCCACGTTTGTGTTTCAGTTCGACGATTTCGCGACCGTGACCGGTTTTCTGGGGGACGATGGCGTCACCGCCCGCTGGCAGTCCATCACGGTCACGGGAGGATCTGACCAGAATTTCAGTTTGGCCAGCACCAGCGATGAAGGCTTCGGTTCGGTCGCGTTGACCCCTGTGCCCGAGCCCTCGACCTACGGGCTTGCGGGTGCCGGGGTGCTGCTGCTCGGCATCGCGATCCGCCGCCGTCTCGGTCGGCCGGGGAAGCAGTCGGTCGTCTCGGCTTGA
- a CDS encoding PEP-CTERM sorting domain-containing protein, translated as MVPRPRRLLIGFFLALLCLGKSQAQVVMTVDWSDLSAVKFTATGANSAIEYPDATNYSFSDGIALLNFFTSSVVVQDLDGGSSTPGSTLTDSAGVVSSITIFDRLSSWNDSDPGAYPGGNGSDVTLWNTSTPTDMTFSMSSPAFNGEAVFDLSAYSAFTNLFPALNATGTVEIWNGSGTLGTWQVVGVTAVPEPSTYAVLAGLAALGFVAVRRRRTAA; from the coding sequence ATGGTTCCTCGCCCACGCCGCCTCCTGATCGGATTTTTTCTGGCCCTGCTTTGCCTTGGAAAATCCCAGGCCCAAGTAGTCATGACCGTTGACTGGTCGGATTTGTCGGCCGTGAAATTCACCGCGACGGGAGCTAACTCCGCCATCGAGTATCCTGACGCGACCAACTATAGTTTCTCTGATGGCATCGCTTTGCTCAATTTCTTCACCAGCTCGGTGGTGGTTCAGGACCTGGATGGCGGATCTTCGACACCGGGATCAACCCTGACGGATAGCGCGGGAGTCGTGTCTTCCATCACGATTTTCGACCGACTTTCTTCCTGGAACGACAGTGACCCTGGTGCATACCCGGGCGGCAATGGGTCCGATGTCACCCTGTGGAATACCTCCACCCCTACCGACATGACTTTCAGCATGTCCAGCCCTGCCTTTAACGGGGAAGCGGTTTTCGACCTGAGTGCCTATTCCGCTTTCACGAATCTGTTCCCCGCGCTCAACGCGACCGGCACTGTCGAGATTTGGAATGGGTCTGGTACCCTCGGCACGTGGCAGGTTGTCGGCGTGACGGCCGTGCCCGAGCCCTCCACGTACGCTGTGCTCGCCGGCCTCGCCGCGCTCGGCTTCGTCGCGGTGCGCCGGCGGCGCACCGCCGCCTGA
- a CDS encoding acyltransferase family protein yields MSPASPSRLPWIDHLRTASIVLVVNMHACVTYSHVGDWYMMADPEPTLAAKVPFIIWQSMLQSFFMGLLFFLAAYFAAGSLARRGPGAFVRERLVRLGLPALLYMLVIHPFILLGLNPWDHDFGPPVAFYTRFVRSGEFLGESGPLWFAVALLLFCLGLAGWTKLRPMANVTSTPPPSGRLLLGCGLGIGLASFAIRLGQPIGTNVLNLQLCFFAQYIAWFLAGVHAARRGWLVPLAASSQARHAGWLALVGGPVVLLGLFVLGTKSAGIEAFFGGVHWQALGLAVWEQLTGLGLALGALALFSRHVNVETRPLRWLADRSFGVYVLHAPVLIALALLFRALPYHLYGLVALLTLTGLAVSYVLADLARRTPGLKSIL; encoded by the coding sequence ATGAGCCCCGCGTCCCCTTCCCGGCTGCCGTGGATCGACCACCTGCGCACGGCGTCCATCGTACTCGTCGTCAACATGCATGCCTGCGTCACCTACAGCCACGTGGGCGACTGGTACATGATGGCCGATCCCGAGCCCACGCTCGCGGCGAAGGTGCCGTTCATCATCTGGCAGAGTATGCTGCAGTCGTTCTTCATGGGCCTGCTCTTCTTCCTCGCGGCCTATTTCGCCGCCGGCTCCCTCGCCCGCCGCGGCCCGGGCGCCTTCGTGCGCGAACGCCTCGTCCGCCTCGGCCTGCCCGCCCTGCTCTACATGCTGGTGATCCACCCCTTCATCCTGCTCGGGCTGAATCCGTGGGATCACGATTTCGGTCCGCCCGTGGCGTTCTACACGCGCTTCGTCCGGTCGGGAGAATTCCTGGGCGAGAGCGGTCCGCTGTGGTTTGCCGTCGCCCTGCTGCTCTTCTGCCTCGGGCTGGCCGGCTGGACGAAGCTGCGCCCGATGGCGAACGTGACGTCCACCCCGCCGCCCTCGGGCCGCCTCCTCCTCGGCTGCGGGCTCGGGATCGGTCTCGCGTCCTTTGCCATCCGGCTCGGGCAGCCGATCGGGACGAACGTCCTTAACCTGCAACTCTGCTTCTTCGCGCAATACATCGCGTGGTTCCTCGCCGGCGTCCACGCCGCCCGCCGGGGCTGGCTGGTGCCGCTGGCCGCCTCGTCCCAAGCCCGCCACGCCGGCTGGCTGGCCTTGGTGGGCGGACCGGTGGTCCTGCTGGGGCTGTTCGTCCTCGGGACCAAATCGGCCGGCATCGAAGCCTTCTTTGGCGGCGTCCACTGGCAGGCCCTCGGTCTGGCGGTGTGGGAGCAGCTGACCGGGCTCGGGCTGGCCCTCGGCGCGCTCGCGCTGTTTTCCCGACACGTCAACGTCGAGACCCGCCCCCTGCGCTGGCTGGCGGACCGCTCCTTCGGGGTCTACGTGCTGCACGCCCCCGTGCTGATCGCGCTGGCGCTGCTCTTCCGCGCCTTGCCCTATCATCTCTACGGGCTGGTTGCCCTGCTCACCCTCACCGGCTTGGCCGTCAGTTATGTCCTGGCCGACCTCGCCCGCCGGACGCCCGGTTTGAAATCAATCCTGTGA
- a CDS encoding cupin domain-containing protein → MDRRQFLLAGAALTPLLLPAQGTSAPAGAAPAPFFLPPSPPLDHRGDMDIRVLVRQADTGGIYSCVETAVAPRRMGPAPHAHQDLDELMYVLEGTASVLMGEEVLEVPAGGWHLRPRRIKHTFFNASDHPLRFIDMYFQQPFEDYLEQIFHRLTPANGYPEGSEKRREEILRLTAQFGIIRFPEGQQQREALKARYGLG, encoded by the coding sequence ATGGATCGCCGACAATTTCTCCTCGCGGGCGCTGCGCTGACCCCGCTCCTGTTGCCCGCCCAGGGCACGTCCGCTCCGGCCGGGGCCGCCCCCGCGCCGTTTTTCCTGCCGCCCTCGCCACCCCTCGACCATCGGGGCGACATGGATATCCGGGTGCTGGTGCGCCAGGCGGATACCGGTGGCATTTACTCCTGCGTGGAAACGGCCGTGGCACCGCGTCGCATGGGTCCCGCGCCGCACGCCCACCAGGATCTGGACGAACTGATGTACGTGTTGGAGGGCACGGCGAGCGTGCTGATGGGCGAGGAGGTCCTGGAGGTCCCGGCCGGCGGCTGGCACCTGCGGCCGCGGCGCATCAAGCACACCTTCTTCAACGCGTCGGACCACCCGCTGCGGTTTATCGACATGTATTTCCAGCAGCCGTTCGAGGACTACCTCGAGCAGATCTTCCACCGGCTGACACCGGCCAATGGCTATCCCGAGGGGTCGGAGAAGCGGCGGGAGGAGATCCTGCGGCTGACCGCGCAGTTTGGGATCATCCGGTTTCCGGAAGGTCAGCAGCAGCGCGAGGCGTTGAAGGCGCGCTACGGCCTCGGCTAA
- a CDS encoding DUF3472 domain-containing protein has translation MPAPAALPTPPATAARPPRARRLLAACLLCLPLLAANAASRRIPAHTAYISPNPEGAKVSAAGITDWKNPRLKVEWFGQINTPGSVDARVALRLADGQSSLLRLTVAGQSRDATAVGAGATLVFVDFGSFDLPESGYYRFSLESRNFLGKPAGDLDALHLDGPATAGAHFNIKERRNAASVHLSYPVSPGAEVTAFYGEVTGLEDPLWTFYMACGWQRGYLGMQVNSAMERRIIFSVWDSGNEAVNRSKVAAEDRVTLVAKGMGVTAGDFGNEGTGGHSHLKYRWKTGEKQRFLITARPADATHTIYSGYYFRPDQNAWMLISSWKAPKDGGYLRGLYSFSENFGAANGHVLRRARYGNQWIQTADGTWQELTVATFSHDETGKADRRDRFMGVENGEFFLSHGGFVEGFTEFGLPFERPATGQPPTDLPAAP, from the coding sequence ATGCCCGCTCCCGCCGCCCTCCCCACTCCCCCCGCAACCGCCGCCCGCCCCCCGCGGGCCCGCCGGCTCCTCGCCGCCTGCCTCCTGTGCCTCCCGCTCCTGGCCGCGAACGCGGCCTCGCGGCGCATTCCGGCCCACACCGCCTATATCAGCCCGAACCCCGAGGGCGCCAAGGTCTCGGCCGCCGGCATCACCGACTGGAAGAACCCGCGGCTCAAGGTGGAATGGTTCGGCCAGATCAACACGCCCGGGAGCGTCGATGCCCGGGTCGCCCTGCGCCTCGCCGACGGCCAGTCATCTCTCCTGCGTCTCACCGTGGCCGGCCAGTCGCGCGACGCCACCGCCGTCGGCGCCGGCGCGACGCTGGTCTTCGTGGACTTCGGCAGCTTCGACCTGCCGGAATCAGGGTACTACCGCTTCAGCCTCGAATCCCGCAACTTCCTCGGCAAACCCGCCGGCGACCTCGACGCGCTTCACCTCGACGGACCGGCGACCGCGGGCGCGCATTTCAACATCAAGGAACGCCGCAATGCGGCTTCCGTCCACCTGTCCTACCCGGTGTCGCCCGGGGCGGAGGTGACGGCGTTCTACGGCGAGGTGACCGGCCTGGAGGACCCGTTGTGGACCTTCTACATGGCCTGCGGCTGGCAGCGCGGCTACCTCGGCATGCAGGTCAACAGCGCCATGGAGCGCCGGATCATTTTCAGCGTCTGGGACAGCGGTAACGAGGCCGTCAATCGCAGCAAGGTCGCGGCCGAGGATCGTGTCACCCTCGTGGCCAAGGGCATGGGTGTCACCGCCGGCGACTTTGGCAACGAGGGCACGGGCGGCCACAGCCACCTGAAGTACCGCTGGAAGACCGGGGAGAAACAACGCTTCCTCATCACCGCCCGCCCCGCGGATGCGACCCACACGATTTACTCGGGCTACTACTTCCGGCCCGACCAAAACGCCTGGATGCTGATCTCCAGCTGGAAGGCGCCCAAGGACGGCGGTTACCTGCGCGGCCTCTACAGCTTCTCCGAGAACTTCGGCGCCGCCAACGGCCACGTCCTGCGCCGCGCCCGCTACGGCAACCAGTGGATCCAGACCGCGGACGGGACCTGGCAGGAACTCACCGTCGCCACCTTCAGCCACGACGAGACCGGCAAGGCCGACCGCCGCGATCGCTTCATGGGCGTGGAAAACGGCGAGTTCTTCCTCAGTCACGGTGGTTTTGTCGAGGGCTTCACCGAGTTCGGGCTGCCCTTCGAGCGTCCCGCCACCGGCCAGCCCCCCACCGACCTCCCCGCCGCGCCCTAG
- a CDS encoding DUF4256 domain-containing protein: protein MAATAKKRPAAPRPADLLAILRARFEQNQARHADLTWARVQTRLEANPAKLAALAAMEHSGGEPDVTGQDSKTGEFLFIDCAPQSPVGRQSLCYDRAALDGRKKFPPKGCVTELAAALGIELLTEERYHALQQLGEFDTKTSSWLQTPADIRKLGGAIYGDRRYNRVFIGHNGADSYYSGRGFRGLLRV from the coding sequence ATGGCTGCCACGGCCAAAAAAAGACCCGCCGCCCCGCGCCCCGCGGACCTGCTTGCGATCCTGCGGGCCCGCTTCGAGCAAAACCAGGCCCGTCACGCGGATCTCACTTGGGCCCGGGTCCAGACCCGGCTCGAGGCCAACCCCGCGAAACTCGCGGCTCTCGCCGCGATGGAGCACAGCGGCGGCGAGCCCGACGTCACCGGCCAGGACTCGAAAACCGGCGAATTCCTCTTCATCGATTGCGCGCCGCAAAGCCCCGTCGGCCGCCAGAGCCTCTGCTATGACCGCGCCGCATTGGACGGCCGGAAGAAATTCCCGCCCAAGGGCTGCGTCACCGAGCTGGCCGCGGCCCTCGGCATCGAACTCCTGACGGAGGAGCGGTATCACGCTCTCCAGCAGCTCGGCGAATTCGATACGAAGACCTCCAGCTGGCTGCAGACCCCGGCGGACATCCGCAAACTCGGCGGCGCGATCTACGGCGACCGGCGATACAACCGCGTCTTCATCGGCCACAACGGCGCCGACTCCTACTACTCCGGCCGTGGGTTCCGCGGACTGCTGCGCGTCTGA